In a single window of the Dreissena polymorpha isolate Duluth1 chromosome 3, UMN_Dpol_1.0, whole genome shotgun sequence genome:
- the LOC127874471 gene encoding dynein light chain Tctex-type protein 2B-like codes for MARMQTLTVENLSDHQTDHIGNKRPSLVLKEGSDGPHTTNPSMRRMSRFEGRPSVQYSRRMSMVSRSSVTGSSFGIKNIGLFPVKLQNTYKLQPDHSEVFKPDSVRAIIQEVLDECLNGEKYNPSQCRSLSQMLTDLIKSRVKDIGFQRYKYIVTVTIGQDSDQGFRVVSRCLWNKDTDNYAEASYNKNGLFAVAAVYACYFE; via the coding sequence ATGGCAAGAATGCAGACTTTAACAGTGGAGAATCTTTCGGATCACCAAACCGACCACATCGGAAATAAACGGCCATCACTGGTCCTGAAAGAGGGAAGCGATGGTCCTCACACAACAAACCCCAGTATGCGCCGGATGTCCCGTTTCGAGGGCCGCCCTAGCGTCCAGTATAGCCGCCGGATGTCCATGGTATCCCGATCTAGCGTAACCGGAAGTTCCTTCGGAATTAAGAACATTGGACTATTTCCCGTGAAGCTGCAGAATACGTACAAACTGCAGCCGGACCACAGTGAGGTGTTCAAACCCGACAGTGTGCGTGCCATTATACAGGAAGTGCTCGATGAATGCCTGAACGGTGAGAAGTACAACCCTTCGCAGTGCCGAAGCCTCTCACAGATGCTCACGGATCTCATCAAGTCACGCGTGAAGGACATTGGATTTCAGCGCTACAAGTATATAGTGACGGTGACAATTGGTCAGGACAGTGACCAGGGATTCCGTGTAGTCAGCCGGTGTCTGTGGAATAAGGACACAGACAATTACGCCGAGGCTAGTTACAACAAGAATGGTTTGTTCGCGGTAGCCGCTGTGTACGCGTGTTATTTCGAATAG